One genomic region from Campylobacter sp. RM5004 encodes:
- a CDS encoding WYL domain-containing protein, which produces MRLPSTGDLLVERIIEILIRLYNKERFSKAELALEYGVSERTIQRDIMQRLGHLSIAKDDSGRYYIKDSKILKTYKNDYINLLKNIMGGGVFAIDFIENFSESKYFPIKFQPISDMYNTSDFTNLCKAIIFQKIIKVNYDNKPRTLKPYKLISHLSAWYLVATENDIIKTFALYKLKAINICKDEFLHDKKVLEELEKDSDFFFTSCDRIEVILEVSSLGIEYFLNHKILANQEILDKTSDKLIISTMVSCDDELLSVVFRFIPYVKILAPKELTSKNEKIIQKYLEYLNQ; this is translated from the coding sequence ATGAGATTACCAAGTACAGGAGATTTGTTAGTAGAAAGAATAATTGAGATATTAATAAGACTTTATAACAAAGAGCGTTTTAGCAAAGCCGAACTAGCACTTGAATACGGAGTAAGTGAGCGAACCATTCAGCGTGATATTATGCAAAGATTAGGGCATTTATCTATTGCTAAAGATGATAGCGGTAGGTATTACATAAAAGATAGTAAGATTTTAAAAACTTATAAAAACGACTATATAAATTTGTTAAAAAATATCATGGGGGGGGGGGTATTTGCAATTGATTTTATAGAAAATTTTTCTGAAAGTAAGTATTTTCCTATAAAGTTTCAGCCAATTAGTGATATGTATAATACGAGTGATTTTACTAACCTATGCAAGGCTATCATCTTTCAAAAAATCATAAAAGTAAATTACGATAATAAACCAAGAACCTTAAAACCATATAAGCTTATAAGTCATTTAAGTGCATGGTATTTAGTAGCTACTGAAAATGATATTATAAAAACGTTTGCATTATACAAGCTAAAGGCTATAAATATATGCAAAGATGAGTTTTTGCATGATAAAAAGGTCTTAGAAGAGCTTGAAAAAGATAGTGATTTTTTCTTTACTAGTTGTGATAGGATTGAAGTTATTTTAGAAGTTAGTAGCTTAGGAATAGAGTATTTTTTAAACCATAAAATCCTAGCAAATCAAGAAATCTTAGATAAAACTAGCGACAAACTTATAATCAGCACAATGGTAAGTTGTGATGATGAATTGCTTAGCGTTGTGTTTAGGTTTATACCTTATGTAAAAATTCTAGCTCCAAAAGAATTAACTTCTAAAAATGAAAAAATAATACAAAAGTATTTAGAATATTTAAACCAATAA
- the dcuC gene encoding C4-dicarboxylate transporter DcuC translates to MGTFAMIKIAIALIVVIATITLLIKRHESRMVLFTSGVILCIIAGAPMDALEAFTKAIKKANIIEPIVAAMGFAYVLKLTSCDKHLVHALSKVLKYAGIFLVPGAVLITAFINISVTSAAGCSAAVGAVIIPLLMRMGVHPALAASTVLLGTYGSANLNPGYHQTNIVAEVSKVDVMEVIHYEAFYFGMSAIICAIGLMIVGIVLKEYKGYVPEDLENDDENFKINPIKAIVPIVPVAILLILSNSHFKEWYEASFALKVPKVGIGHAMIIGSLLAFITCIKDVKAGDVMKKFCAGMGEGFSHVYGIIICAGIFVAGLNAMGFVQQLIDFMKSNPSIATFIGSVGTFALALITGSGDAAGIAFNQSVTIKAADIGLDPVHLGSVVTAVAGLGRSMSPIAGAAIICATYAKVNPIELAKRNALPTIIAAIVYTIVAI, encoded by the coding sequence ATGGGTACATTCGCAATGATTAAAATCGCTATTGCTTTAATCGTAGTTATTGCAACAATAACTCTTTTAATCAAGCGTCATGAATCAAGAATGGTTCTTTTTACAAGTGGTGTGATTTTATGTATTATCGCAGGTGCTCCTATGGATGCACTAGAAGCTTTTACAAAAGCTATTAAAAAGGCAAATATAATTGAGCCTATCGTAGCTGCAATGGGTTTTGCTTATGTTTTAAAGCTAACTTCGTGTGATAAGCATTTAGTCCATGCACTATCTAAAGTATTAAAATATGCAGGGATTTTCTTAGTTCCTGGTGCTGTATTAATTACTGCTTTTATTAATATTTCTGTTACATCTGCTGCTGGTTGTTCTGCTGCTGTTGGTGCTGTTATTATTCCTTTACTTATGAGAATGGGAGTTCATCCTGCACTTGCAGCTTCAACTGTTTTATTAGGAACTTACGGAAGTGCTAACCTAAACCCAGGCTATCATCAAACAAATATCGTTGCTGAAGTTAGTAAAGTTGATGTTATGGAAGTTATTCATTATGAAGCATTTTATTTTGGTATGAGTGCGATTATTTGTGCTATTGGATTAATGATAGTTGGAATCGTGCTTAAAGAATATAAAGGTTATGTTCCTGAAGATTTAGAAAATGATGATGAAAACTTTAAAATTAATCCTATAAAAGCTATTGTTCCTATTGTTCCTGTTGCTATACTTTTAATTCTTAGCAATTCACATTTTAAAGAATGGTATGAAGCAAGCTTTGCACTTAAAGTGCCAAAAGTTGGAATCGGTCATGCAATGATTATAGGTTCATTACTTGCATTTATTACTTGCATTAAAGATGTAAAAGCTGGCGATGTTATGAAGAAGTTTTGTGCTGGTATGGGAGAAGGGTTTTCTCATGTTTATGGGATAATCATTTGTGCAGGAATATTCGTTGCAGGTCTTAATGCGATGGGATTTGTTCAGCAATTAATTGATTTTATGAAATCAAATCCAAGCATTGCAACATTTATTGGTTCGGTTGGAACTTTTGCTCTTGCTTTAATTACAGGAAGTGGCGATGCAGCAGGAATTGCATTTAATCAATCAGTTACTATTAAAGCTGCTGATATAGGGCTTGACCCAGTTCATTTAGGTTCAGTTGTAACGGCTGTTGCAGGTCTTGGAAGAAGTATGAGCCCAATTGCTGGTGCAGCTATTATTTGCGCTACTTACGCTAAAGTAAATCCAATTGAACTAGCAAAAAGAAACGCACTACCTACAATAATCGCTGCTATTGTTTATACGATAGTTGCTATTTAA
- a CDS encoding YbaB/EbfC family nucleoid-associated protein, which produces MFKDFDFSKMQEMLQDVQNKAKEFENELVNKEFVAKSGAGMVEVKVNGKFQVIDIKIDDDLLKDKSSMQILLISALNEALEQASANTKNMAADMFLKGGQ; this is translated from the coding sequence ATGTTTAAAGATTTTGATTTTTCAAAAATGCAAGAAATGTTGCAAGATGTTCAAAACAAAGCAAAAGAATTTGAAAACGAACTTGTAAATAAAGAATTCGTAGCAAAAAGTGGTGCTGGAATGGTAGAAGTAAAAGTTAATGGCAAATTTCAAGTAATTGATATTAAAATTGATGATGATTTATTAAAAGATAAATCTTCTATGCAAATACTTTTAATTTCTGCTTTAAACGAAGCTTTAGAACAAGCTAGTGCAAATACTAAAAATATGGCTGCTGATATGTTTTTAAAGGGTGGGCAATGA
- the trxA gene encoding thioredoxin: MAKELTSENINLAKEGVALVDFWAPWCGPCRMLAPAIDELSNEFEGKALVAKVNIDDCEDLAAEFGIRSVPTMLFFKNGEIVDTVIGAQAKQALADKLNALL, translated from the coding sequence ATGGCAAAAGAATTAACAAGTGAAAATATTAATTTAGCTAAAGAAGGCGTTGCATTAGTAGATTTTTGGGCACCTTGGTGTGGACCATGCAGAATGCTTGCACCTGCGATTGATGAATTATCAAATGAATTTGAAGGTAAAGCATTAGTAGCAAAAGTAAATATTGATGATTGTGAAGACTTAGCAGCTGAGTTTGGTATTCGTTCAGTTCCAACTATGCTATTTTTCAAAAATGGCGAAATCGTTGATACAGTAATCGGTGCTCAAGCAAAACAAGCTTTAGCTGATAAATTAAACGCGTTATTATAA
- a CDS encoding radical SAM protein — MKVIFGPINSRRFKKSLGIDLSPNEKCCNFDCLYCELGKAKIKHKNEANLSVEYIISELKKALDIHKDLDYISISANGEPTLYPNLKELILEINKIKKNAKSLILSNASTIFDENIQKALLELDAVKLSLDSVNEKVFRKIDRSNINLSKIIQGIINFSNIYKGELVLECLVLEGINDNKEDFIALNEILKNIKASRLDLGTIDRPSDYDVKAVSFEKLQELASLLTNINVNIISRTINEKIYDDLLKTLELRPLSEDEISINDKELLKELLEKNIVKLAKINDINFYKLNK, encoded by the coding sequence ATGAAGGTAATTTTTGGTCCAATTAATTCAAGAAGATTTAAAAAATCTTTAGGTATAGATTTAAGTCCTAATGAGAAATGTTGCAATTTTGATTGCTTATATTGTGAGCTAGGAAAGGCAAAGATAAAGCACAAAAATGAAGCTAATTTAAGCGTTGAATATATTATAAGCGAACTAAAAAAGGCTTTAGATATTCATAAGGATTTAGACTATATTAGCATAAGTGCTAATGGAGAGCCTACTTTATATCCTAATTTAAAGGAATTAATTTTAGAAATTAATAAAATTAAAAAAAATGCAAAATCACTAATCTTAAGCAATGCAAGCACTATTTTTGATGAAAATATTCAAAAAGCCTTATTAGAACTTGACGCTGTAAAACTTAGCCTTGATAGTGTAAATGAAAAAGTCTTTCGCAAGATTGATAGAAGCAACATAAATTTATCAAAAATAATTCAAGGAATTATTAATTTTAGTAATATTTATAAAGGCGAACTTGTTTTAGAATGCTTGGTTTTAGAAGGAATTAATGATAATAAAGAAGATTTTATAGCTTTAAATGAAATCTTAAAAAATATAAAAGCTTCAAGACTTGATTTAGGCACTATTGATAGGCCAAGTGATTATGATGTAAAGGCTGTTAGTTTTGAAAAATTACAAGAATTAGCAAGCTTGCTTACTAATATTAATGTAAATATTATTTCAAGAACAATAAACGAAAAAATATATGATGATTTGCTAAAAACTTTAGAATTAAGACCGCTTAGCGAAGATGAAATAAGCATAAATGATAAAGAATTATTAAAAGAATTGCTAGAAAAAAATATCGTTAAATTAGCAAAGATAAATGATATTAATTTTTACAAATTAAATAAATGA
- a CDS encoding UDP-N-acetylmuramoyl-L-alanyl-D-glutamate--2,6-diaminopimelate ligase: MKIQINETFITDNSNECEKGCYFLITNSNSKYENDAKNKGALIINEEEARKLLNINKDIKIIGITGTNGKTTTAAAIYSILIDLGKKVFLCGTRGAFCNDERVANKSLTTGFLLELLSYLKIATDNNCEYFVMEVSSHAIAQNRYGNMKFAAKIYTNLTQDHLDFHKTFENYAECKASFFQDECLKIINQDAYKFLYNIKGAITYGIENPALYSVKAYTLNDGIDAVFAIKNELYEISSPLRGVFNIYNLLAAFACVNELVKPNKDKLINAIANYAGVMGRMQQISNKYGREIIVDFAHTPDGIANVLEAMKHKKLIVVLGAGGNRDKSKRTPMAKIACHYAKTLFLTSDNPRDEEPIEIIKDMIEGLSAEELKNINIVIDRKLAIYKALMAQNKNDCVMILGKGDEDYQEIKGVKYPFLDEKVAIECLEEINNYEEKLKLKGEYV, encoded by the coding sequence ATGAAAATACAAATTAATGAAACTTTTATAACAGATAATTCAAACGAATGTGAAAAGGGCTGTTATTTTCTAATTACGAATTCAAATTCCAAATACGAAAATGATGCAAAAAACAAAGGTGCTTTAATAATTAATGAAGAAGAAGCAAGAAAATTATTAAATATAAATAAAGATATAAAAATAATAGGAATTACCGGGACTAATGGTAAGACTACAACGGCTGCTGCTATTTATTCAATATTAATCGATTTAGGAAAAAAGGTATTTTTATGTGGAACTCGTGGGGCTTTTTGTAATGATGAAAGAGTTGCAAATAAGTCTTTAACCACTGGATTTTTATTAGAATTATTAAGCTATTTAAAAATAGCTACCGATAATAATTGCGAATATTTCGTAATGGAAGTAAGTTCTCATGCAATTGCGCAAAATCGCTATGGTAATATGAAATTCGCAGCTAAAATTTATACTAATTTAACTCAAGATCATTTAGACTTTCATAAAACATTTGAAAATTACGCCGAATGTAAGGCTAGCTTTTTTCAAGATGAGTGCTTAAAAATAATAAATCAAGATGCTTATAAATTTTTATACAATATAAAAGGTGCTATTACATATGGTATTGAAAATCCAGCTTTATATAGCGTTAAAGCTTATACTTTAAATGATGGAATTGACGCTGTATTTGCAATTAAAAATGAATTATATGAAATAAGCTCACCTTTAAGGGGTGTTTTTAATATTTATAATCTATTAGCTGCATTTGCTTGTGTAAATGAATTAGTTAAGCCAAATAAAGATAAATTAATTAATGCAATAGCAAACTACGCAGGTGTAATGGGAAGAATGCAACAAATTTCTAATAAATACGGAAGAGAAATCATAGTAGATTTTGCACACACACCTGATGGAATTGCAAATGTATTAGAAGCAATGAAACATAAAAAACTAATAGTAGTTTTAGGTGCAGGTGGTAATCGTGATAAAAGCAAAAGAACTCCTATGGCAAAAATCGCTTGTCATTATGCAAAAACTTTATTTTTAACTAGCGATAATCCAAGAGATGAAGAGCCGATTGAAATTATAAAAGATATGATTGAAGGCTTAAGTGCTGAAGAGCTTAAAAATATAAATATAGTAATTGATAGAAAATTAGCTATATATAAAGCATTAATGGCACAAAATAAGAATGATTGTGTTATGATTTTAGGCAAAGGCGATGAAGATTATCAAGAAATAAAAGGTGTAAAATATCCATTCTTAGATGAAAAAGTTGCAATTGAATGCTTAGAAGAAATTAATAATTATGAAGAAAAACTTAAATTGAAAGGCGAATATGTTTAA
- a CDS encoding NifU family protein — MMIFSDEELIEPCLNVLKSKLHILHNDGGDLEFLGVKNGVVYIKLLGACHGCAAANTTLKLGLERALKEQIDNDLTLINLEGGKEAFLKL, encoded by the coding sequence ATTATGATATTTAGCGATGAAGAGTTAATTGAGCCTTGCTTAAATGTATTAAAATCAAAGCTTCATATATTACATAATGATGGTGGAGATTTGGAGTTTTTAGGTGTTAAAAATGGTGTAGTTTATATAAAATTACTTGGAGCTTGCCATGGTTGTGCTGCTGCAAATACTACATTAAAATTAGGGCTAGAAAGAGCTTTAAAAGAGCAAATTGATAATGATTTAACTTTAATCAACTTAGAAGGTGGAAAGGAAGCTTTCTTAAAACTATGA
- a CDS encoding DUF4878 domain-containing protein, giving the protein MKKLLLTIVAFLFVACGGTNPEDIANKFFEGVFEGKVDSVVECFEYNQYTKEVVKGKVSMMVLTASEKAKQHGGFKSVKTKLINKTENTAKATTTLIFKDGTKIDENVSLYNKDGKWFIQM; this is encoded by the coding sequence ATGAAAAAATTATTATTAACAATTGTTGCATTTTTGTTTGTTGCTTGTGGCGGAACAAATCCTGAAGATATTGCTAATAAATTTTTTGAAGGTGTTTTTGAAGGAAAAGTTGATAGTGTAGTTGAGTGTTTTGAATACAATCAATATACCAAAGAAGTAGTAAAGGGCAAAGTATCTATGATGGTTTTAACAGCTAGTGAAAAAGCAAAACAACATGGTGGTTTTAAATCAGTAAAAACAAAGCTAATAAACAAAACCGAAAATACTGCAAAAGCAACAACTACTTTAATCTTTAAAGATGGAACTAAAATAGATGAAAATGTATCGCTATACAATAAAGATGGAAAATGGTTTATACAAATGTAA
- the dapB gene encoding 4-hydroxy-tetrahydrodipicolinate reductase, with product MINLAVFGANGRMGVELVKLASNDENINLIYTFTKENSNYDELFKAQVIIDFSAPTASMELLKKASSLANPPALVVGTTGLSDEYFNLAKDYKGKFFWASNTSLGVAILNELTKIAAMALKDFDIEIYEKHHKYKADAPSGTALTLANNAKEARNKALNKEHTICFNRTQKRQDNEIGLVSLRGGSVAGYHSVGFYGDDESVELIHNANSRIIFAKGAIKIAKWLVNKENKNYSMSDFVKELLD from the coding sequence ATGATAAATCTAGCAGTATTCGGAGCAAATGGTAGAATGGGCGTTGAGCTAGTAAAACTAGCTTCAAACGATGAAAATATTAATCTAATTTATACTTTTACTAAAGAAAATTCTAATTATGATGAGTTATTTAAAGCTCAAGTTATAATTGATTTTTCAGCACCTACTGCTAGTATGGAGTTATTAAAAAAAGCAAGTTCTTTAGCAAATCCACCTGCTTTAGTTGTAGGAACTACTGGACTTAGCGATGAATATTTTAATCTAGCAAAAGATTATAAAGGTAAGTTCTTTTGGGCTTCTAATACTTCTTTAGGGGTTGCGATTTTAAACGAACTAACAAAAATTGCCGCAATGGCATTAAAAGATTTTGATATTGAAATCTACGAAAAACATCACAAATATAAAGCCGATGCACCAAGTGGAACAGCTTTAACTTTAGCAAATAATGCAAAAGAAGCAAGAAATAAGGCTTTAAATAAAGAACACACAATATGTTTTAATAGAACACAAAAAAGACAAGATAATGAAATAGGACTTGTAAGTCTTAGGGGTGGTAGTGTTGCTGGTTATCATAGTGTGGGATTTTATGGAGATGATGAAAGCGTAGAGCTAATTCATAATGCAAATTCTAGAATAATTTTTGCCAAAGGTGCTATTAAAATAGCAAAATGGCTAGTAAATAAAGAAAATAAAAATTATTCAATGAGTGATTTTGTAAAAGAGCTTTTAGATTAA
- a CDS encoding YiiX/YebB-like N1pC/P60 family cysteine hydrolase has translation MKKLIILINIFIFYLYFNLNISSFSIPNNLMLGDLILREGIGIESELIKLATNSKYTHIGIISSINPTKILHATYEDFGFSGVVQFDLKDFLNGAKEVKIIRLKNLKDKEKLINDLKAKLKSDFVLDESENALYCTTYIYNDLKKYLNIKLNKTYLDLPINKGYYLLPSEFLKLEHEVIFEERDYLK, from the coding sequence ATGAAAAAATTAATAATTTTAATTAATATTTTTATATTTTATTTATACTTTAATTTAAATATTTCTTCATTTAGCATTCCAAATAATTTAATGCTTGGAGATTTGATTTTAAGAGAAGGTATAGGAATTGAAAGTGAGCTAATAAAGTTAGCTACTAATTCAAAATACACTCACATAGGAATAATTTCTAGTATTAATCCAACTAAGATTCTTCATGCTACTTATGAAGATTTTGGCTTTAGTGGGGTAGTTCAGTTTGATTTAAAGGACTTCTTAAATGGTGCTAAAGAAGTAAAAATTATAAGATTAAAAAATCTAAAAGATAAAGAAAAATTAATTAATGATTTAAAAGCTAAATTAAAAAGTGATTTTGTTTTAGACGAAAGCGAAAATGCTTTATATTGCACTACATATATTTATAATGATTTGAAAAAATATTTAAACATAAAGCTTAATAAGACTTATTTGGATTTACCTATTAATAAAGGTTATTATTTACTTCCTAGTGAGTTTTTAAAATTAGAGCATGAAGTAATTTTTGAAGAAAGGGATTATTTAAAATGA